A stretch of the Duncaniella dubosii genome encodes the following:
- a CDS encoding THUMP-like domain-containing protein, with translation MMDEILQRECRYRTSAKLPETLICEDFRFPSLAVAEMATSDAVAKLHSEMINDGTRVLDMTCGLGIDTFHFAKKAKSVTAVELDHHAYSVALGNAKALKLENVDIVEGDSLDYIAGSSDVFDVIFVDPARRDSTGRHFALRYCSPDIIPALPLILSHCATLIIKASPMIDIKSAVRELGHDCVVTVIGTKKECKEVIFKISSGSEHLSNPKPIKFEALTTQGTNFSFTPEMETDAIVSYSTPKDGAYLYEPYPAVMKAGGMKLLSATYDIGKLHPNTHLFTSEKKLASFPGEAFEIVKVLPFSKQTIKLISKEYPDINVATRNFPLSAPQLAAKLKIKEGGDRMIFGTTVPDGSRLLIVTKMGTPL, from the coding sequence ATGATGGACGAAATCCTGCAACGTGAATGCCGCTACAGGACATCCGCGAAATTGCCGGAGACACTAATTTGTGAAGATTTCAGGTTTCCTTCGCTTGCAGTTGCCGAAATGGCGACTTCGGATGCTGTCGCAAAACTCCACTCCGAAATGATCAACGACGGCACACGGGTACTCGACATGACCTGCGGACTCGGCATTGACACTTTTCATTTTGCAAAAAAAGCCAAGAGTGTCACGGCCGTTGAGCTTGACCATCATGCCTACTCAGTTGCTCTTGGGAATGCCAAGGCTCTGAAACTTGAGAACGTAGATATAGTCGAAGGCGACAGTCTCGACTATATTGCCGGCAGTAGCGACGTTTTCGACGTGATATTCGTCGACCCGGCTCGTCGCGACTCCACGGGCCGACATTTTGCTTTACGCTATTGCTCTCCTGACATCATCCCTGCACTTCCGCTCATTCTATCACACTGCGCCACACTGATTATAAAGGCCTCACCCATGATTGATATCAAAAGTGCGGTCAGAGAACTCGGACACGACTGCGTGGTGACAGTAATCGGGACAAAAAAGGAATGTAAGGAAGTCATATTTAAAATATCATCCGGCTCAGAGCATCTATCGAATCCTAAGCCGATAAAATTTGAAGCTCTTACTACCCAAGGGACAAATTTCAGTTTCACCCCTGAAATGGAAACGGATGCAATTGTCAGTTATTCCACTCCTAAGGATGGCGCTTATCTCTACGAGCCCTACCCTGCCGTCATGAAGGCAGGAGGCATGAAGCTACTCTCTGCAACGTACGACATCGGAAAACTCCATCCAAACACGCATCTGTTTACCTCCGAAAAGAAACTCGCCTCCTTCCCCGGCGAAGCCTTCGAAATCGTCAAAGTACTCCCCTTTTCAAAACAGACTATAAAACTAATTTCTAAAGAGTATCCGGACATCAATGTTGCCACCCGCAATTTCCCGCTGTCAGCGCCACAACTTGCAGCAAAGCTTAAAATAAAAGAAGGTGGCGACAGGATGATTTTCGGGACAACCGTTCCCGACGGCTCCCGTCTGCTTATAGTGACAAAAATGGGGACTCCTCTATGA
- the recN gene encoding DNA repair protein RecN, protein MLESLHISNYALIDLIDIRFHEGFNVITGETGAGKSIILGALSLLLGSRADTRVVTNPDAKSVIEAVFTVDDYPSLKDFCIREDIEWDDERCILRREISPAGRSRAFVNDSPVPLAKLREVSLHLIDIHSQHQNQLLATPEFQLDVIDTLASNSVRLREYRLRFNAFREAVKRLKIMKAKIERAREDEEFTRYQLEQLDDLNLQPGEQPELERERDVLNNLGAIKSALSKAISTLDSDEGGALRMVELASEACEDLDEVLDASDDISGRLESVRIEISDIASTLSAIDENLGADPSTLDAIEERLSSIYSLCHKHHLPDADALIEFRDGLRDKLRALDSSGDAIEELERDARRAKALAKESAMEISAARKEAAEKFGKRLAEVAKPLGMKNLRCEIRVSPADMSATGMDEVEFMVAFNKNQPLMPVGATASGGEISRLMLSIKSIIASSMQLPSIIFDEIDTGVSGDVANRMGAMMLDISKNIQVTTITHLPQVASKGAHQYRVYKEDDENSTHTRIALLSEEERIRSIAAMLGGSEIDDAAIAAAKSLLAHR, encoded by the coding sequence GTGCTTGAATCACTCCATATATCAAACTACGCCCTCATAGACCTGATAGACATCAGATTTCATGAAGGGTTTAATGTCATTACAGGTGAGACCGGTGCCGGAAAGTCGATTATCCTCGGTGCTCTTTCCCTTTTGCTTGGCAGTAGGGCCGACACCCGTGTGGTGACCAATCCTGACGCAAAGAGCGTTATAGAAGCCGTGTTTACAGTCGACGATTATCCATCGCTCAAGGACTTCTGCATTCGTGAGGATATCGAGTGGGATGACGAACGTTGTATACTTCGGCGTGAGATTTCGCCGGCTGGTCGTTCGCGCGCGTTTGTCAATGACTCGCCTGTCCCGCTGGCAAAGCTGCGGGAGGTGAGTCTGCATCTGATCGACATTCATTCCCAGCATCAGAATCAGCTTCTGGCCACTCCTGAGTTTCAGCTTGATGTGATTGACACTCTTGCTTCAAACTCTGTGCGCCTCCGTGAATACCGCCTGCGCTTCAATGCGTTCCGTGAGGCTGTGAAGCGGCTTAAGATCATGAAAGCCAAAATCGAGCGCGCACGTGAGGATGAAGAATTTACACGCTATCAGCTCGAACAGCTCGACGACCTTAATCTTCAGCCGGGCGAGCAGCCTGAGCTTGAACGTGAACGTGATGTGCTCAATAATCTTGGAGCTATAAAATCGGCGTTGTCAAAAGCGATTTCCACCCTTGACAGTGATGAGGGCGGCGCTTTGCGCATGGTAGAGCTTGCCTCTGAAGCCTGCGAGGATCTGGATGAAGTCCTTGATGCGTCCGACGATATTTCCGGGCGTCTGGAATCGGTGCGAATCGAGATTTCCGATATCGCATCGACCCTGTCGGCGATAGATGAGAATCTTGGGGCTGACCCTTCGACTCTTGATGCTATAGAGGAACGTCTCAGCTCGATTTATTCACTCTGCCACAAGCATCATCTTCCTGACGCGGATGCTCTGATTGAATTTCGCGACGGATTGCGTGATAAGCTCAGGGCGCTTGACAGTTCGGGTGATGCGATTGAGGAACTTGAACGCGATGCGCGGAGGGCCAAGGCTCTTGCCAAGGAGAGTGCAATGGAGATTTCTGCGGCACGCAAAGAGGCGGCCGAAAAGTTTGGCAAGCGCCTTGCGGAAGTGGCGAAGCCTCTCGGTATGAAGAATCTTAGGTGTGAAATCCGTGTATCTCCTGCCGACATGAGTGCTACCGGCATGGATGAGGTCGAGTTTATGGTGGCGTTCAACAAGAATCAGCCTCTTATGCCTGTCGGCGCTACGGCTTCCGGTGGTGAAATCTCCCGTCTGATGTTGTCGATAAAGTCCATCATAGCGTCAAGCATGCAGTTGCCGAGCATAATATTTGATGAAATAGACACGGGTGTTTCGGGTGATGTCGCAAACAGGATGGGTGCGATGATGCTCGACATTTCCAAGAATATTCAGGTAACGACCATAACCCATCTTCCGCAGGTCGCTTCAAAGGGCGCTCACCAGTATCGGGTCTATAAGGAGGATGATGAGAATTCGACACATACCCGTATCGCTCTTCTTAGCGAAGAGGAGAGAATCAGGTCGATTGCCGCTATGCTCGGCGGTTCTGAGATTGACGATGCCGCGATAGCCGCCGCGAAAAGTCTGTTGGCGCATCGGTGA
- the gmk gene encoding guanylate kinase, translating into MIGKIIILSAPSGSGKSTIINALLERGEIDMQFSISATNRQPRGEEKHGVNYYFLSDDEFRSSIENDAFVEFEEVYPGRFYGTLKSEIARITDAGHNVILDIDVKGGVNVKRMYGDKAISIFIQPPSTEALRSRLTGRATDSPEAIEQRLAKAEYEISFAPEFDCIVVNDNLEKAINEVDCRIKEFIA; encoded by the coding sequence ATGATAGGTAAAATCATAATATTATCAGCCCCGTCGGGCTCAGGGAAGTCTACAATTATCAATGCGCTTCTTGAAAGAGGCGAGATAGACATGCAGTTTTCGATTTCAGCGACCAACCGTCAGCCCCGTGGTGAGGAAAAGCATGGTGTGAATTATTACTTCCTTAGCGACGATGAGTTTCGGTCTTCGATAGAAAACGATGCGTTCGTTGAGTTTGAGGAGGTCTATCCGGGCCGGTTTTACGGCACGCTCAAGAGTGAGATCGCACGTATCACGGATGCCGGGCACAATGTGATACTCGACATTGATGTCAAAGGAGGCGTGAATGTGAAGAGAATGTATGGCGACAAAGCCATCAGTATTTTCATCCAGCCACCAAGTACCGAGGCGCTCCGCAGCCGTCTCACAGGGCGTGCGACTGACAGCCCGGAGGCTATAGAGCAGCGGCTGGCAAAAGCAGAATATGAAATATCGTTCGCGCCAGAATTTGATTGTATTGTTGTAAACGACAATCTTGAAAAGGCTATAAATGAAGTCGATTGCAGAATCAAGGAATTCATAGCCTGA
- a CDS encoding YicC/YloC family endoribonuclease, with translation MLYSMTGFGKAVTEFPGKKITVEIKSLNSKQIDIAARVPSSLRAQELEMRNHIAALLERGKVDMTVYVENVAGDASVKLNAAALKAYKDDVEATAKAIGIPVPQDWYNVLMRFPDVMKSETPAEADDKEIEGVLDALRRAAVQLMDYRRAEGEKLEVFFKERIERLRELLALVPQFEEERVAKIRLRMEEGLAKIHGVDYDKSRLEQELFFYIEKLDVNEEKQRLAQHLTYFMETMEGPKGQGKKLGFISQEMGREINTLGSKSNHAAMQKLVVQMKDVLEQIKEQVLNVM, from the coding sequence ATGTTATATTCAATGACGGGATTCGGGAAGGCCGTCACAGAGTTTCCCGGTAAAAAGATTACGGTAGAAATCAAGTCGCTAAACAGCAAGCAGATTGACATTGCTGCTCGAGTGCCGTCATCGCTGCGCGCTCAGGAACTTGAAATGAGAAATCATATAGCAGCCCTTCTCGAACGAGGTAAGGTGGATATGACTGTCTATGTGGAGAATGTGGCCGGTGATGCTTCAGTGAAGCTCAACGCGGCCGCTCTGAAAGCTTATAAAGATGATGTCGAGGCTACGGCAAAGGCAATCGGTATACCTGTCCCTCAGGACTGGTACAATGTGCTGATGCGTTTCCCGGATGTCATGAAGAGCGAGACTCCTGCCGAGGCTGACGATAAAGAAATAGAAGGCGTCCTTGACGCTCTTCGCAGAGCGGCGGTACAGCTTATGGACTACAGACGTGCGGAAGGTGAGAAACTTGAAGTGTTCTTCAAGGAGCGCATAGAGCGTCTTCGCGAGCTACTTGCGCTTGTGCCACAGTTCGAAGAAGAGCGCGTCGCCAAAATTCGTCTCCGTATGGAAGAAGGGCTTGCGAAAATCCACGGGGTGGATTACGATAAAAGCCGTCTGGAGCAGGAACTGTTTTTCTACATAGAGAAGCTTGATGTAAATGAGGAAAAACAGCGTCTTGCCCAGCATCTTACCTATTTTATGGAAACTATGGAAGGTCCGAAAGGACAGGGCAAAAAGCTCGGTTTCATAAGTCAGGAAATGGGACGTGAAATCAACACCCTCGGCTCTAAAAGCAATCATGCGGCCATGCAAAAGCTCGTGGTGCAGATGAAAGATGTGCTGGAACAGATAAAGGAACAGGTGCTAAATGTCATGTAA
- the porD gene encoding type IX secretion system protein PorD produces MKKILSLLFFILLSPVIITAQELNCRVEVNSSLLEGTNKSIFETLQSAINEYVNTTRWSPAQFSPNEKIECTLLFTIGTYDESTGKMEGTLQVQSVRPVYNSSYTSTLINFKDNNISFTYTEGEPLLYSETSMESQLTQILNFYIYLILAVDFDSFSPRGGEPFFERLETIVQQGQSSGESGWKAFEDTRNRAAVLASFTDPSTRAIRDLYYSYHLQGLDQMSVSPDKGRKTIDTSLDILGEVFKVAPMSVGLSMFKDAKLDELVNIYSKAPADEREHAYGLLSAMFPTEQTRLEKIKRGADNP; encoded by the coding sequence ATGAAAAAAATCCTCTCCCTCCTGTTCTTCATCCTTCTCTCGCCTGTGATTATCACGGCACAGGAGTTGAACTGTCGTGTCGAAGTCAATTCATCTTTGCTTGAAGGTACGAACAAAAGCATTTTCGAGACTCTTCAGAGTGCGATTAACGAGTATGTGAATACTACGAGATGGTCTCCGGCTCAGTTTTCGCCAAATGAAAAGATTGAATGCACCTTGCTGTTCACTATCGGTACTTATGATGAATCGACAGGCAAGATGGAAGGAACACTTCAGGTGCAGTCTGTCCGTCCTGTCTACAATTCTTCATATACGTCGACACTGATAAATTTTAAGGATAACAACATCTCGTTTACCTATACCGAAGGAGAACCGCTCCTTTACTCAGAGACGAGCATGGAAAGCCAGCTGACACAGATATTGAATTTTTACATATATCTGATTCTCGCTGTAGATTTCGATTCATTCTCACCTCGTGGCGGAGAGCCGTTCTTCGAGCGTCTTGAAACCATTGTCCAGCAGGGACAGTCATCGGGTGAAAGCGGATGGAAAGCGTTTGAAGATACAAGAAACAGAGCCGCTGTGCTTGCGTCGTTCACCGACCCGTCAACACGCGCTATAAGAGACCTTTATTACAGCTATCATCTTCAGGGGCTTGACCAGATGTCGGTAAGTCCCGATAAAGGACGTAAGACAATCGATACTTCTCTTGATATACTTGGCGAAGTGTTCAAGGTAGCACCCATGTCGGTCGGCCTTTCAATGTTTAAGGATGCGAAGCTCGATGAGCTTGTCAATATCTACAGTAAAGCTCCTGCCGACGAACGCGAGCATGCCTACGGACTATTATCGGCCATGTTCCCCACCGAACAGACACGCCTTGAGAAAATCAAACGCGGTGCGGACAATCCTTAG
- the coaBC gene encoding bifunctional phosphopantothenoylcysteine decarboxylase/phosphopantothenate--cysteine ligase CoaBC, with product MSSLSGKHIILGICGGIAAYKSVTLLRLLVKAGAEVQVVMTPAGKEFITPVTLSSLSQKPVVSEFFTANTGEWHSHVDLGLWADCMVIAPATASTIGKMAHGIADNMLVTTYLSAKSQVFVAPAMDLDMMAHPSTTANINLLRSYGNIIIEPESGELASGLVGKGRMEEPEKIAEILERYFSSKADMKGKKVLVTAGPTHEKIDPVRFIGNYSSGKMGYALAEECASRGAEVTLVSGPVSLSLHNPAVKLVRVESAREMLAACEDVFPSSDVAVMCAAVADYAPRNVADHKIKREHSDVPVIELVKNPDIAATLGKMKRSGQLLVGFALETDNEADNACEKLQRKNLDMIVLNSMRDKGAGFGTDTNKVTIFKADGAREEFGLKPKREVAADIVDAIMSI from the coding sequence ATGAGTTCTCTTTCAGGAAAACATATTATTTTAGGCATTTGTGGCGGAATCGCCGCCTATAAGTCTGTGACACTTCTGCGGCTGCTTGTCAAAGCCGGTGCAGAGGTGCAGGTGGTCATGACACCTGCGGGTAAAGAATTCATAACCCCGGTCACACTTTCATCGTTAAGCCAGAAGCCGGTTGTCAGCGAGTTTTTTACCGCCAACACCGGCGAATGGCATTCGCATGTAGATCTGGGACTTTGGGCCGATTGTATGGTCATAGCTCCGGCCACGGCATCTACCATAGGCAAGATGGCTCACGGGATTGCCGATAATATGCTTGTGACCACATATCTTTCAGCCAAGTCTCAGGTATTTGTCGCGCCTGCGATGGATCTTGACATGATGGCACATCCATCGACAACTGCCAATATCAATCTTCTCCGTAGTTACGGCAACATCATAATCGAGCCGGAAAGCGGAGAGCTTGCAAGCGGGCTGGTTGGCAAAGGCCGCATGGAAGAACCAGAAAAGATTGCTGAAATACTCGAACGCTACTTCAGTTCGAAGGCCGACATGAAAGGGAAGAAAGTGCTTGTTACCGCCGGCCCGACTCACGAAAAAATTGACCCGGTCAGATTTATAGGAAATTATTCGTCAGGTAAAATGGGCTATGCTCTCGCCGAGGAATGTGCTTCGCGCGGAGCTGAAGTGACGCTTGTCAGCGGCCCTGTTTCGCTGTCGCTTCATAATCCGGCGGTGAAACTTGTCAGAGTTGAATCTGCCCGGGAAATGCTGGCTGCCTGTGAGGACGTTTTTCCTTCAAGCGATGTTGCAGTGATGTGTGCCGCTGTCGCCGACTATGCGCCACGGAATGTCGCCGACCATAAAATCAAACGCGAGCATTCTGATGTGCCTGTTATTGAACTTGTGAAGAATCCGGATATTGCTGCGACGCTTGGGAAAATGAAGCGGTCGGGACAACTGCTTGTTGGCTTTGCCCTTGAAACCGACAATGAGGCCGATAATGCCTGCGAAAAACTCCAGCGCAAGAATCTTGACATGATTGTGCTTAACTCCATGCGCGACAAAGGGGCCGGATTCGGCACTGACACAAATAAGGTTACTATTTTTAAAGCCGATGGCGCGCGTGAGGAGTTCGGCCTGAAACCAAAAAGAGAAGTCGCGGCCGATATAGTCGACGCGATTATGTCGATATGA
- the dnaN gene encoding DNA polymerase III subunit beta gives MKFTVPSKTLHNFASSVSKVINAKNALTILNNFLFSIEGNVLTITACDGENMLCGRIPIMDVDGEGEFCIDARRIVELLRVMPEQELNFEIDDVTLAIEMSHPNGSYKFMGLKGSEYPHPDRAAKSDNMLVFKAPGSALLRGLEYTSFAAGTDMLRPQMMGVYWDIKPDKLIFVATDTHKLVRFEDASLSPEIEGAFILPNKSTNVFRSVFNKDEEVTVKLEPQTGVTFETDTFTFESRLVKGRFPDYTRVIPENNPFTLTVNRHSFTTAVRRVSLFVDEGHGLIKFNIMPERMTIKASDNEYNTSGVETLPADFTGKNMIVGFSSSYLSELAGVLWTEDIVFKLADPSKPAVIIPTEDKADTRLTMLLMPMNVTDF, from the coding sequence ATGAAATTCACAGTTCCAAGCAAGACGCTTCATAATTTTGCCTCATCGGTCAGCAAGGTTATCAACGCCAAAAATGCTCTGACCATACTCAATAATTTCCTTTTCTCAATTGAAGGGAATGTGTTGACTATCACAGCCTGCGACGGCGAAAATATGCTTTGTGGACGAATTCCCATCATGGATGTGGATGGCGAAGGTGAGTTCTGTATCGACGCTCGCCGTATCGTTGAACTCCTTCGTGTGATGCCCGAACAGGAACTGAATTTTGAAATCGACGACGTTACGCTTGCGATCGAAATGTCGCATCCGAACGGCTCTTATAAATTCATGGGACTCAAAGGCTCTGAATATCCGCACCCCGACCGTGCTGCCAAGTCAGACAACATGCTGGTGTTCAAAGCTCCCGGCTCTGCTCTGCTCCGTGGTCTGGAATACACTTCATTTGCAGCCGGCACCGATATGCTGCGTCCGCAGATGATGGGTGTGTATTGGGACATTAAGCCTGACAAACTGATTTTTGTCGCTACCGACACCCATAAACTCGTGCGTTTCGAGGACGCAAGCCTGTCGCCTGAAATCGAAGGAGCGTTCATTCTGCCTAACAAGTCTACGAATGTATTCCGCAGTGTGTTCAACAAGGACGAAGAAGTGACTGTGAAACTTGAACCGCAGACCGGCGTGACTTTTGAGACAGATACATTTACTTTTGAGAGCCGTCTCGTCAAGGGCCGTTTCCCGGATTACACACGTGTCATCCCGGAAAACAATCCATTTACCCTTACAGTAAACCGTCATTCGTTCACGACTGCAGTGCGTCGTGTAAGTCTTTTTGTCGACGAAGGCCACGGACTTATCAAGTTTAATATCATGCCGGAGCGCATGACGATCAAGGCATCCGACAACGAATACAACACATCGGGTGTCGAGACTCTTCCAGCTGATTTCACTGGCAAGAATATGATTGTAGGCTTCAGTTCGTCATATCTTTCGGAATTGGCTGGAGTGCTTTGGACTGAGGACATTGTGTTCAAGCTTGCTGACCCGTCTAAACCTGCTGTCATAATCCCGACAGAGGACAAGGCCGACACCCGTCTGACAATGCTCCTCATGCCGATGAACGTTACCGATTTCTAA
- the tsaB gene encoding tRNA (adenosine(37)-N6)-threonylcarbamoyltransferase complex dimerization subunit type 1 TsaB — protein sequence MAVILNIDTSTDHCSVALTAEGMVLAHQEEGGGRNHAALLSDYIKYCLDFAREKELQLEAVAVSTGPGSYTGLRIGLSEAKGLAYSLDIPLIGIDTLRIMACNVMFTQELEGDEIFVPMIDARRMEVYTAAFDFALEPVMEQQALILTPDSYADVIADNRRILMFGNGSDKAREIITAPNVTFIPDIHPLAIDMIALAERAYSRREFMDIAYSVPNYIKDFQASTPKKNILG from the coding sequence ATGGCTGTAATACTTAATATCGACACTTCGACCGACCATTGTTCAGTAGCACTCACTGCCGAAGGAATGGTGCTCGCACATCAGGAAGAGGGTGGCGGACGCAACCATGCGGCGCTGCTGAGCGACTACATCAAATATTGTCTTGATTTCGCCCGCGAAAAGGAACTGCAACTCGAAGCAGTGGCAGTCTCCACCGGCCCGGGCAGCTATACAGGACTCCGCATAGGCCTTTCCGAAGCCAAGGGTCTTGCATACTCCCTCGACATACCGCTGATAGGCATAGACACCCTGCGCATCATGGCATGCAACGTGATGTTCACACAGGAACTTGAAGGTGACGAGATATTCGTCCCGATGATTGATGCACGACGGATGGAGGTCTACACGGCCGCATTCGATTTCGCACTTGAACCCGTGATGGAGCAGCAGGCACTGATATTGACTCCTGACAGTTATGCCGATGTCATCGCTGACAACCGTCGCATTCTCATGTTCGGCAATGGTTCTGACAAGGCCCGCGAGATTATAACCGCGCCAAATGTCACATTCATACCTGACATCCATCCGCTTGCAATCGATATGATTGCCCTTGCCGAACGAGCCTACTCACGTCGCGAATTCATGGATATAGCCTACAGTGTGCCCAACTACATCAAGGATTTTCAGGCTTCAACTCCCAAAAAGAATATTTTAGGGTGA
- a CDS encoding Cof-type HAD-IIB family hydrolase → MIKAIFFDIDGTLVPFGSHGIPKEVTDAIAHVRRNGIKVFISTGRHLNWIDNLGETEFDGYVTVNGAICLLSDKSTCIYRRTIPRTDVERMISFSHQSEIPIVVIPDDGKIFINKIDDGVRHVMGLLRVAHIDERDLDTIGGRDVVQMMAFGTEEERVESRIFGEVLTECEPTSWNPYFCDIIPRGSDKSVGIDKIIQHFGIPLSETMAFGDGGNDIGMLRHVAIGVAMGNADDSVKEAADYVTTEDTNHGIVNAFRHFGLL, encoded by the coding sequence ATGATAAAAGCTATATTTTTCGATATTGACGGCACATTGGTCCCATTCGGCTCACATGGTATCCCTAAAGAGGTGACTGACGCTATCGCTCATGTGCGCAGAAACGGAATCAAGGTTTTTATTTCAACAGGACGACACCTGAACTGGATCGACAATCTCGGAGAAACTGAATTTGACGGCTATGTGACTGTTAACGGAGCTATATGCCTCCTCTCGGATAAAAGCACCTGCATATACCGCCGGACTATTCCCCGGACTGACGTAGAACGTATGATTTCCTTCTCTCACCAATCTGAAATACCGATAGTGGTAATTCCGGATGACGGAAAAATATTCATCAACAAGATTGATGACGGCGTGCGCCATGTCATGGGGCTTTTACGGGTCGCTCACATCGACGAACGCGACCTTGACACCATAGGTGGCCGGGATGTGGTGCAGATGATGGCATTCGGGACGGAGGAAGAACGCGTCGAGAGCCGTATTTTCGGTGAAGTGCTGACCGAATGCGAGCCGACAAGCTGGAATCCATACTTCTGCGATATAATCCCGCGCGGGAGCGACAAGAGTGTCGGCATCGACAAAATAATCCAACATTTCGGGATTCCACTCTCCGAAACAATGGCTTTTGGCGACGGTGGAAATGACATAGGGATGCTGCGTCATGTAGCAATAGGCGTAGCAATGGGCAATGCCGATGACAGCGTCAAGGAAGCAGCCGATTATGTGACCACAGAAGACACAAACCACGGAATTGTAAATGCCTTCCGCCATTTCGGACTTCTCTGA
- the rlmB gene encoding 23S rRNA (guanosine(2251)-2'-O)-methyltransferase RlmB: MEKSDYIYGLRAVIEAIEAGKEIDKIFMAKDLQGDLASELIALARANRVVMQRVPVERINRITRKNHQGVLAMMSAITYHRLDHLVPELYEAGILPFIVILDGITDVRNFGAIARTCECAGVDAIVIPEHGSVSVGGDAVKTSAGALHHIPVCRVSSAAWAAKFLRENGYNVVAVTEKSDMNYTEGKYSDPVAIVMGAEDVGISPEVMKQCDTRVGIPMFGNIGSLNVSVAAGVMIYEVVRQRLASNLEII, encoded by the coding sequence GTGGAAAAAAGCGATTATATTTACGGTCTTCGAGCTGTAATAGAGGCTATTGAGGCCGGAAAAGAGATTGATAAGATTTTTATGGCAAAGGATCTTCAGGGAGATCTTGCGTCTGAACTAATAGCGCTTGCCAGAGCTAACCGTGTGGTAATGCAGCGGGTTCCTGTCGAGCGTATAAACCGCATAACCCGCAAGAATCATCAGGGTGTGCTTGCTATGATGTCGGCCATAACCTACCATCGCCTCGATCATCTTGTCCCGGAGCTTTATGAGGCAGGAATACTTCCTTTTATAGTGATACTTGACGGTATTACGGATGTGAGGAACTTTGGTGCTATCGCAAGGACATGTGAATGTGCCGGAGTTGATGCTATTGTCATACCCGAGCATGGTAGTGTTTCGGTTGGCGGTGATGCTGTCAAGACTTCGGCCGGCGCGTTGCACCATATTCCTGTGTGCAGGGTTTCGTCGGCCGCTTGGGCCGCTAAATTTCTCAGAGAAAATGGCTATAATGTAGTAGCTGTGACCGAAAAATCAGATATGAACTACACTGAGGGCAAGTATTCCGATCCAGTGGCTATTGTCATGGGTGCAGAGGATGTGGGTATTTCACCCGAAGTCATGAAGCAGTGTGACACACGTGTCGGCATTCCGATGTTTGGCAACATCGGTTCGCTGAATGTATCAGTGGCTGCCGGCGTGATGATATATGAAGTCGTCCGTCAGCGTCTGGCTTCAAATCTGGAGATAATATAA
- a CDS encoding 3'-5' exonuclease: MQLNLKKPIVFFDLETTGVDIIHDRIVEISLIKVLPNGEEIEKTRRVNPEMHIPEEATAVHHITDEDVAGEPTFRQIARSLANEMTGCDIAGFNSNRFDIPMLDQEFQRAGVKFDFSKARFIDVQTIFHKKEQRTLVAAYRFYCGKELDGAHSANADTRATYEVLKAQLDRYEDLPNDMEELSKYARNSRNVDFMGRIILDDNDREIINFGKYKGRPVDEVFKKDSGYYDWIMKGDFAQNTKDCFTRIKLRMK; the protein is encoded by the coding sequence ATGCAACTGAACCTCAAGAAACCGATAGTCTTTTTTGACCTTGAGACCACCGGCGTGGATATCATCCATGACCGTATCGTTGAGATTTCGCTTATAAAGGTGCTCCCCAATGGCGAGGAAATCGAAAAGACCCGTCGTGTGAACCCTGAAATGCACATCCCGGAGGAAGCCACCGCCGTCCACCATATTACAGATGAGGATGTGGCCGGTGAGCCTACTTTCCGTCAGATTGCACGGTCGCTGGCCAATGAAATGACAGGCTGCGATATTGCCGGATTCAATTCAAACCGTTTTGATATCCCGATGCTGGATCAGGAGTTTCAGCGGGCCGGCGTGAAATTCGATTTTTCGAAAGCAAGGTTTATTGATGTTCAGACCATATTCCATAAGAAGGAACAGCGCACGCTTGTGGCGGCCTACCGTTTTTACTGTGGCAAGGAGCTTGACGGCGCTCATTCGGCCAATGCCGATACCCGTGCCACTTACGAGGTGCTGAAAGCACAGCTTGACCGCTACGAAGATCTCCCGAATGACATGGAGGAACTGAGCAAATATGCCCGCAACAGCCGGAATGTGGATTTCATGGGGCGTATCATCCTCGATGATAACGATCGTGAGATCATCAATTTCGGTAAGTATAAGGGCCGTCCGGTCGACGAGGTGTTCAAGAAAGATTCCGGTTACTATGACTGGATTATGAAGGGCGATTTCGCTCAGAATACCAAAGACTGCTTCACGCGCATAAAACTTCGCATGAAATGA